The segment NNNNNNNNNNNNNNNNNNNNNNNNNNNNNNNNNNNNNNNNNNNNNNNNNNNNNNNNNNNNNNNNNNNNNNNNNNNNNNNNNNNNNNNNNNNNNNNNNNNNNNNNNNNNNNNNNNNNNNNNNNNNNNNNNNNNNNNNNNNNNNNNNNNNNNNNNNNNNNNNNNNNNNNNNNNNNNNNNNNNNNNNNNNNNNNNNNNNNNNNNNNNNNNNNNNNNNNNNNNNNNNNNNNNNNNNNNNNNNNNNNNNNNNNNNNNNNNNNNNNNNNNNNNNNNNNNNNNNNNNNNNNNNNNNNNNNNNNNNNNNNNNNNNNNNNNNNNNNNNNNNNNNNNNNNNNNNNNNNNNNNNNNNNNNNNNNNNNNNNNNNNNNNNNNNNNNNNNNNNNNNNNNNNNNNNNNNNNNNNNNNNNNNNNNNNNNNNNNNNNNNNNNNNNNNNNNNNNNNNNNNNNNNNNNNNNNNNNNNNNNNNNNNNNNNNNNNNNNNNNNNNNNNNNNNNNNNNNNNNNNNNNNNNNNNNNNNNNNNNNNNNNNNNNNNNNNNNNNNNNNNNNNNNNNNNNNNNNNNNNNNNNNNNNNNNNNNNNNNNNNNNNNNNNNNNNNNNNNNNNNNNNNNNNNNNNNNNNNNNNNNNNNNNNNNNNNNNNNNNNNNNNNNNNNNNNNNNNNNNNNNNNNNNNNNNNNNNNNNNNNNNNNNNNNNNNNNNNNNNNNNNNNNNNNNNNNNNNNNNNNNNNNNNNNNNNNNNNNNNNNNNNNNNNNNNNNNNNNNNNNNNNNNNNNNNNNNNNNNNNNNNNNNNNNNNNNNNNNNNNNNNNNNNNNNNNNNNNNNNNNNNNNNNNNNNNNNNNNNNNNNNNNNNNNNNNNNNNNNNNNNNNNNNNNNNNNNNNNNNNNNNNNNNNNNNNNNNNNNNNNNNNNNNNNNNNNNNNNNNNNNNNNNNNNNNNNNNNNNNNNNNNNNNNNNNNNNNNNNNNNNNNNNNNNNNNNNNNNNNNNNNNNNNNNNNNNNNNNNNNNNNNNNNNNNNNNNNNNNNNNNNNNNNNNNNNNNNNNNNNNNNNNNNNNNNNNNNNNNNNNNNNNNNNNNNNNNNNNNNNNNNNNNNNNNNNNNNNNNNNNNNNNNNNNNNNNNNNNNNNNNNNNNNNNNNNNNNNNNNNNNNNNNNNNNNNNNNNNNNNNNNNNNNNNNNNNNNNNNNNNNNNNNNNNNNNNNNNNNNNNNNNNNNNNNNNNNNNNNNNNNNNNNNNNNNNNNNNNNNNNNNNNNNNNNNNNNNNNNNNNNNNNNNNNNNNNNNNNNNNNNNNNNNNNNNNNNNNNNNNNNNNNNNNNNNNNNNNNNNNNNNNNNNNNNNNNNNNNNNNNNNNNNNNNNNNNNNNNNNNNNNNNNNNNNNNNNNNNNNNNNNNNNNNNNNNNNNNNNNNNNNNNNNNNNNNNNNNNNNNNNNNNNNNNNNNNNNNNNNNNNNNNNNNNNNNNNNNNNNNNNNNNNNNNNNNNNNNNNNNNNNNNNNNNNNNNNNNNNNNNNNNNNNNNNNNNNNNNNNNNNNNGACGGTGGACTCTCGGTAGACTCGTCATTAGCGGATTCCTCTTTCGAGACGGGAATTGCTGCGGGAGATGCCCACGAGGAACGCGACGAGGTCAAGGAAGTGCAGAAGctggcaaagaaagaaactTCGTACATTCGATTTTGGCGACTCGTTGTGATCCTCTCCTTACTTGTCACTGGTGCCGTTGTTTCAACCTTGACATTTGTCTTTTTGAAGGCGGAAGAGCAAGATGATTACGTGGATGCGGTGAGCAATTCCTCGATTCGTCCTTTTTACGGTTGGTAAAAGATCTAATCCTTTCCTATTTCTGCCATAGTATTATCTCTTTGCCAACACGGTTGGAGACATAACTCAATTTCGTGTCGAGAATATGTTTGAAGAGGTAAACGGAATAAGCAACATGTTGACGGCACACGCCAACGACAGCGGACAATCATTCCCATTAGTAACTCCCTTGCCTCAGTTCGAGGTCCATGGAGACCATGCTCGGGTACAGTCAGGCATCGAAACTTTTAGTTACTTGCCCTTTATAAAATCGGAAACGCGTGCGGCATGGGAGCAGTTTTCGGCTCAGAATCAGGATTGGATTGCCGTAAGCAGGGTACGTCACAGCAACCAAATGACATTGTGATTCACCATCAATGCTAAAATAACTCTTATacttcatttcttcttcacgAAGAACGTTGCTCTCGGCCGCGACGATACAATAAGTGAAACGGACTATGTCGTCGCCAATATAACGCCAGTTATCTTCGAATTTTCCGAGACTGGCCCAGGCTATGCGCAACCGGGAAAAGCCTTGTACGCGCCAGTTTCTCTGACGAGCCCACCACCCTTCAATCCTTTCATTCTGAATTTTGATCTGACGTCCGTTCCAGAGGTACCCCCTCTTGTTGACGCGATGGCGGCATTAAAAGGTACGAAAAAGTGCATTTGAAACAACCATGGTCGTTTGATTATCTCAAGCAAGTAGGAATAAATTCGAACAGATTCTGTGCTATCTCCCATAACGGACGTATCTGTCATTGCCGGATCAACGTACTCGGCACAGGATCATCAGACATACCATGATTTGTTTGTGACAAGCGTAGGAAACGAAACTGTCGGAGAAAGACCGCATAGGTAAGTGAGATTAGCAGAAGTAGAGTGAACATTCTGACCTTCCGAAAAGCTTGTCTAACTGGCCCTTTAAAGTTTCATGTATACGCCTGTCTATCGTGAACTCGGAAATGATAGCTCTCCAATGGTAGGATTAATTCTCTCTACATTGGCGTTCGATCGCTACATGGCAGACTTGCTTCCTGACAAAGTCAGCGGAATATATGCTGTGCTGGTGAATTCTTGCGGAGATTCACATACGTATGAGTTGACGGGTAGCCGCGCCATCTATTTAGGCAGTGGAGAGCTATATGAGCAAGCGTATGCCAACCTTGAGGTCACGGTGCCTTTTTCTGCATACAAACGTCCCGAGGCTGCAAGCAGCATCGAAGGACACTGCTTGTTTCAGCTTCGTTTATATCCGGGGAGCTCGTTTGTCGAAGGGTATCGAACCAACCAACCGACAATTTTTGCAACAGCTATCGCCGTTACGTTCTTTCTCATGGCCATGACGTTCTTGATCTACGACCGTTTCGTAAATCGCCGCAATGCAAAGGTTGTCAATGCCGC is part of the Phaeodactylum tricornutum CCAP 1055/1 PHATR_bd_29x34 genomic scaffold, whole genome shotgun sequence genome and harbors:
- a CDS encoding predicted protein, which codes for MFEEVNGISNMLTAHANDSGQSFPLVTPLPQFEVHGDHARVQSGIETFSYLPFIKSETRAAWEQFSAQNQDWIAVSRNVALGRDDTISETDYVVANITPVIFEFSETGPGYAQPGKALYAPVSLTSPPPFNPFILNFDLTSVPEVPPLVDAMAALKDSVLSPITDVSVIAGSTYSAQDHQTYHDLFVTSVGNETVGERPHSFMYTPVYRELGNDSSPMVGLILSTLAFDRYMADLLPDKVSGIYAVLVNSCGDSHTYELTGSRAIYLGSGELYEQAYANLEVTVPFSAYKRPEAASSIEGHCLFQLRLYPGSSFVEGYRTNQPTIFATAIAVTFFLMAMTFLIYDRFVNRRNAKVVNAAARSNAIVSSLFPSNVRDRIYEEAEEKNKAAKNSSMLAPQSRLKDFLNNGGFDAEVLEDEDDIAVFKTKPIAELFPETTIMFADIAGFTAWSSSREPAQVFMLLETLYHAFDDIAKKRRVFKVETVGDCYVAVSGLPDPRKDHAVVMARFAKDCMHRMHFLTKRLEVSLGPDTAELSLRIGLHSGPVTAGVLRGERSRFQLFGDTMNTASRLESTGLRDRIQISQDTANILIRAGKAE